Proteins from a genomic interval of Dama dama isolate Ldn47 chromosome 1, ASM3311817v1, whole genome shotgun sequence:
- the LOC133072361 gene encoding LOW QUALITY PROTEIN: olfactory receptor 5F1-like (The sequence of the model RefSeq protein was modified relative to this genomic sequence to represent the inferred CDS: deleted 1 base in 1 codon), producing MARNNCTLLTEFILLGLADTLELQTILFFLFLVIYTLTVVGNIGMILLIRTDSRLHIPMYFFLAILSFADVGYSSTITPKMLVVFLTEKKTISFAGCFLQMYFFIAFATIECILFGLMAYDCYVAICNPLLYSLIMSRTVCLKMAAGAFTAGLVNSTINTSYVSSLPFCSSNVIHHFFCDTPPIFKLSCSDTRLYESILSTFAGVNIVGTLLVTLTSYCYILFSIFPVHAGAGRRKAFSTCASHLTAVILFYSTSIYTYLRPTSSYSLNQDKVASVFYTVVIPMLNSLIYSLRNSEVKKALWNVITRKRVPSFLGLFG from the exons ATGGCCAGAAATAATTGtactttgctgacagagttcATCCtgttgggattagcagacacaTTGGAGCTACAgactatcctt ttttttctttttctggtgatTTACACACTTACAGTTGTGGGAAATATTGGAATGATCCTTTTAATCAGGACTGATTCTCGACTTCACATACCTATGTATTTCTTCCTGGCAATCCTGTCTTTTGCAGATGTTGGTTATTCATCCACCATCACTCCAAAGATGCTGGTAGTCTTTTTAACAGAGAAGAAAACCATCTCCTTTGCTGGTTGCTTCCTGCAGATGTACTTCTTTATAGCCTTTGCCACAATTGAATGCATCCTTTTTGGGTTAATGGCCTACGACTGCTATGTGGCCATATGCAACCCTCTCCTTTACTCCTTGATCATGTCCAGGACGGTCTGCCTGAAAATGGCCGCAGGGGCTTTTACAGCGGGCCTGGTGAACTCCACGATAAACACCAGCTATGTAAGCAGCTTGCCATTCTGCAGTTCCAATGTCATCCATCACTTCTTCTGTGacactcctccaatttttaagctCTCCTGTTCTGACACACGCCTGTATGAAAGCATCTTGTCCACTTTTGCTGGTGTGAATATAGTTGGGACCCTGCTGGTGACCCTCACCTCCTACTGCtacattctcttctccatcttcCCTGTGCATGCAGGGGCGGGGAGGCGCAAAGCGTTCTCCACGTGTGCGTCTCACCTGACAGCCGTCATCCTGTTTTATTCCACCTCCATCTACACTTATCTGAGACCTACTTCCAGCTACTCTTTGAATCAGGACAAAGTGGCTTCTGTGTTCTACACTGTGGTGATCCCCATGTTGAATTCTCTGATCTACAGCCTCCGGAACAGTGAAGTGAAGAAGGCTTTATGGAATGTGATTACTAGGAAAAGGGTCCCTTCATTTCTGGGGTTGTTTGGTTAA
- the LOC133072299 gene encoding olfactory receptor 10AG1-like — translation MGSRGQNPPQWNQTTLMEFILLGFSDIPDLQGFLFGVFLIMYMLILMGNSLIIIITKMDPSLQTPMYFFLGNFSSLEICYVSVTVPRLLVDLCSQNRTISFLACAAQMYFFLVFGATECFLLTAMAYDRYVAICNPLLYSLLMSSRLCVQLAAGCWVSGIPVHVVLTYQIFSLPFCGSNQLNHFFCDIPPVLKLACGDTLIIETLVYVVAVLVVTIPFMLILGSYVRIIETILKLPSATGQAKAFSTCSSHLMVVALFFGSGLITYLRPKSSHSIGMDKFLSLFYTIVTPMFNPMIYCLRNKDVMVAMGKFLLK, via the coding sequence ATGGGATCCAGAGGACAAAATCCCCCACAGTGGAACCAGACTACATTGATGGAGTTCATCTTGCTTGGCTTCTCTGATATTCCTGACCTACAAGgatttctttttggggtgtttttgATCATGTATATGCTTATTCTGATGGGAAATAGTCTCATTATCATAATAACCAAGATGGATCCTTCCCTCCAGACTCCCATGTATTTTTTCCTAGGGAATTTTTCTTCCTTGGAAATATGCTATGTATCAGTCACTGTCCCCAGGTTATTAGTAGATCTTTGTAGTCAAAACAGAACTATATCCTTTCTGGCTTGTGCTGctcaaatgtatttctttctggTGTTTGGAGCCACCGAGTGCTTTCTTCTGACTGCGATGGCTTATGACAGGTATGTCGCCATTTGCAACCCACTGCTGTATTCTCTCCTCATGAGCAGTAGGCTGTGTGTCCAACTGGCCGCTGGCTGTTGGGTCAGTGGAATTCCAGTGCATGTAGTGTTAACCTACCAGATCTTCTCTCTACCCTTCTGTGGCTCTAACCAGTTGAATCACTTCTTCTGTGACATACCTCCAGTGCTTAAGCTTGCGTGTGGGGACACCCTTATAATTGAGACGTTAGTTTATGTGGTCGCTGTTCTAGTTGTCACTATTCCTTTTATGTTGATTCTTGGATCTTATGTGAGAATAATTGAGACCATCTTGAAGCTGCCTTCAGCCACTGGGCAAGCcaaggccttctccacctgctcttCCCATCTCATGGTTGTGGCTTTATTCTTTGGATCAGGACTCATTACATACTTAAGACCAAAGTCCAGTCATTCTATAGGAATGGacaaatttctctctcttttttataccATTGTCACACCAATGTTTAACCCCATGATATACTGTCTGAGAAATAAAGATGTTATGGTGGCAATGGGAAAATTTTTACTGAAATGA